In Levilactobacillus brevis, a single genomic region encodes these proteins:
- a CDS encoding ABC transporter permease yields the protein MFLALREIRHEKLRYGLIIGMIVLVTYLVFVLSGLAYGLAQQNTQAISSWRASKIVLNADANDSLSQSLITKDAATKAKMTSHEAAIGQAGVVAKAKGQPKLSAQFLGINANQFIYRRVTVTRGHKPLNARQVMVDDSFKTNGYRLGDRITLNSTATTYRIVGFTHNAKLSVAPVIYGSLGTWRTLSHVTTDFQASGIVSDRASFKPQVSGLNALTMRQFVNKLPGYSAQNTTFTFMIGFLMMIAMVVIAVFLYILTMQKLPNYAVLRAQGIPVKVLVTTTISQALILVVGGLALGAALTFATVLALPAGVPMSFNLPLLAGVTGGILLTGVVGALIPVKVILNVDPVSVMGG from the coding sequence ATGTTTCTAGCCTTAAGAGAGATTCGCCACGAGAAGTTACGTTACGGTCTGATTATCGGGATGATCGTGTTGGTCACCTACCTGGTCTTTGTGCTCAGTGGCCTAGCGTACGGCCTCGCCCAACAAAACACCCAGGCCATTTCGTCCTGGCGGGCAAGCAAGATTGTTCTAAACGCGGACGCCAACGATAGCCTGTCGCAATCGTTAATCACCAAGGACGCGGCGACTAAGGCGAAAATGACCAGTCACGAGGCCGCTATTGGCCAAGCCGGTGTCGTAGCGAAGGCCAAGGGACAACCCAAATTATCCGCCCAATTTCTGGGGATCAACGCCAACCAGTTTATTTATCGCCGGGTGACGGTTACGCGTGGTCATAAGCCGCTGAATGCACGCCAAGTCATGGTCGACGATAGCTTTAAAACCAACGGCTATCGGCTGGGTGACCGCATCACGCTGAATTCGACTGCGACGACCTATCGAATCGTCGGGTTCACCCACAATGCCAAGCTGAGTGTGGCCCCGGTGATTTATGGGTCACTCGGCACTTGGCGGACGTTGAGCCACGTTACCACTGACTTTCAGGCCAGTGGGATTGTATCGGACCGCGCCAGTTTTAAGCCACAGGTCAGTGGACTGAACGCACTGACCATGCGTCAATTTGTAAACAAGTTACCCGGTTATTCGGCGCAGAACACGACCTTTACCTTCATGATTGGTTTTCTGATGATGATTGCAATGGTGGTGATTGCCGTATTCCTGTACATTTTAACCATGCAAAAGTTACCGAATTACGCGGTATTGCGGGCACAGGGGATTCCCGTCAAGGTGCTGGTCACCACGACCATCAGTCAGGCGTTAATTCTGGTCGTAGGCGGCCTTGCGCTTGGGGCGGCGTTAACGTTCGCCACGGTCTTGGCCTTGCCGGCGGGTGTGCCGATGAGCTTTAATTTACCCCTATTGGCCGGTGTGACCGGCGGCATCCTACTGACCGGGGTCGTAGGGGCCTTGATTCCAGTGAAGGTGATTTTAAACGTTGACCCGGTCAGCGTGATGGGAGGTTAG
- a CDS encoding ABC transporter ATP-binding protein gives MAVLEVKHVTKTFGHANNEVTVLTDVNFTAAAGEVSLVIGPSGSGKSTFLTIAGGIQTPTAGDVVVQGSVLNQLPGKARDALRLNRIGFILQAYNLVPYLTVKDQFALVDRVKPRGNLNADALRNLLDQLGISQLVNQYPAELSGGQTQRVAIARALYQNPDIILADEPTAALDSERVKVVGQLLHDLAKAHNKAIVVVTHDLRLRAYADRTYAIMDGKMTVA, from the coding sequence ATGGCAGTTTTGGAAGTCAAACACGTGACCAAAACCTTTGGCCACGCCAATAATGAAGTCACAGTCCTGACCGATGTTAACTTCACCGCGGCGGCGGGCGAGGTAAGTCTAGTAATTGGGCCATCGGGGTCCGGCAAGAGTACCTTTCTGACGATTGCTGGTGGGATTCAGACGCCGACCGCTGGGGATGTCGTGGTCCAGGGGAGCGTGCTCAACCAGCTGCCCGGTAAGGCACGTGACGCCCTGAGGCTCAACCGAATTGGCTTTATCTTACAGGCCTACAACTTAGTGCCGTATCTGACGGTAAAGGACCAGTTTGCCCTAGTCGATCGCGTCAAACCGCGAGGTAATCTGAACGCCGATGCGTTGCGGAACCTTCTCGACCAGCTGGGGATTAGCCAACTAGTCAACCAGTATCCGGCCGAACTTTCCGGTGGGCAGACGCAACGAGTGGCTATTGCCCGAGCACTCTATCAGAATCCGGACATTATCTTGGCCGATGAACCCACGGCGGCTCTGGACAGCGAGCGCGTCAAGGTCGTGGGGCAATTGCTACATGATCTGGCTAAGGCCCACAACAAGGCGATTGTCGTGGTAACTCACGACCTGCGGCTGCGGGCGTATGCGGACCGGACCTATGCCATTATGGATGGGAAGATGACGGTGGCTTAA
- a CDS encoding sugar porter family MFS transporter: MNRHLSTFFIFTFGALGGLLFGFDTGIISGASPLIESNFSLNIAQTGFITSSVLIGSSVGALGVGPLADRYGRKRLLILAAILFLSGSSLSMVAIGFWSMVVARIILGLAVGSASALTPAYLAELAPAERRGSLGTLFQLMITLGILLAYVSNLGFLNHNLLGVRDWRWMLGSALIPAALLLIGGLLLPESPRFLAEKGQNDQALSVLKMLRQNTADDPEKELAEIKVVANQPKGGVKELFTVARPAVVVAVGIMLLQQLVGINSVIYFLPQVFIKGFGFAEGSAIWISVGIGIVNFVVTVLATFIMDKFNRKTFLMFGSIVMAVSLGILAVMNFTMDIHTTAVPTMILIAVYIFGFAISWGPIAWVTIGEIFPLSVRGIGSSIGSAANWIGNFLVSQFFLVMLAYFHNNVGGPFAVFAVFAVLSMFFVHYLVPETRGKSLEEIEMALRHQSTDDARPKREN, from the coding sequence ATGAATCGACATTTAAGTACCTTTTTTATCTTTACGTTTGGGGCGCTTGGGGGATTATTATTTGGATTTGATACTGGTATTATTTCGGGTGCGTCACCCCTGATTGAAAGTAACTTTAGCCTTAACATTGCGCAGACGGGCTTTATCACGTCATCCGTCCTCATCGGGTCTTCCGTGGGGGCCTTGGGCGTGGGGCCGTTAGCCGATCGGTATGGTCGAAAACGCCTGCTGATTCTGGCGGCGATCCTATTCTTGAGTGGCTCGTCCCTATCCATGGTGGCCATTGGCTTCTGGTCCATGGTGGTTGCGCGAATTATTTTAGGCCTGGCCGTAGGGTCAGCGTCCGCCCTAACGCCCGCTTATTTAGCCGAATTGGCACCTGCGGAACGACGGGGATCACTAGGAACCTTATTTCAGCTGATGATTACGTTGGGAATTCTGTTGGCTTACGTGTCCAACCTGGGCTTCTTGAATCACAACCTGCTGGGTGTTCGCGACTGGCGGTGGATGCTGGGGTCTGCCCTGATTCCAGCAGCCTTACTGCTGATTGGCGGTCTCTTACTCCCCGAATCACCGCGGTTCTTAGCCGAAAAGGGCCAGAATGACCAGGCCCTAAGCGTGCTGAAGATGTTGCGGCAGAATACGGCCGACGATCCCGAGAAAGAGTTGGCCGAAATCAAGGTCGTTGCCAACCAGCCCAAGGGTGGGGTGAAGGAACTCTTTACGGTGGCCCGTCCTGCCGTGGTTGTAGCGGTTGGGATCATGTTGCTCCAGCAATTGGTCGGGATTAACTCCGTCATCTACTTCCTGCCACAGGTCTTCATCAAGGGCTTTGGTTTTGCTGAGGGCAGTGCCATCTGGATTTCCGTGGGGATTGGGATTGTGAACTTCGTCGTCACCGTCCTGGCCACCTTCATCATGGATAAATTCAACCGGAAGACGTTCTTGATGTTTGGGTCGATTGTGATGGCCGTTTCGCTGGGGATCCTGGCCGTGATGAACTTCACCATGGACATTCACACGACCGCCGTCCCGACCATGATTCTAATTGCCGTCTACATCTTCGGGTTCGCCATTTCCTGGGGCCCGATTGCCTGGGTCACGATTGGAGAAATCTTTCCTCTCAGTGTCCGCGGGATTGGGTCGTCCATTGGGTCCGCGGCCAACTGGATTGGGAATTTTCTGGTATCCCAATTTTTCCTGGTGATGCTGGCCTACTTCCACAACAACGTCGGCGGACCGTTCGCCGTCTTCGCGGTCTTTGCCGTGCTGTCCATGTTCTTCGTCCACTACTTGGTTCCGGAAACGCGGGGCAAGTCGCTGGAAGAAATCGAAATGGCATTGCGTCACCAGTCAACCGATGACGCACGACCTAAGCGTGAAAATTAA
- a CDS encoding SDR family oxidoreductase, with protein MADFNRESFSLKGQVAIVTGGARGLGKFYTTALSLYGADVMVVSRTQNGWDEIRQVVEKNGQHVGFFQQDVTAPGAADKIIAATLKEFDHFDILVNNAGVIIRNDVLDYKDEDWQKVIDINLNATYYLAHAAAKVLVKQKHGKIINIGSMLSYRAGKYIFPYTASKHAVLGLTRAYADALAKDNIQVNGLAPGYISTDMTKSLQEDPVRGPEIAAHIPSGDWGVPADLMGPMIFLASHASDYVTGVMIPVDGGYLLR; from the coding sequence ATGGCAGATTTTAATCGTGAAAGTTTTTCGTTGAAGGGTCAAGTAGCCATCGTGACCGGGGGTGCCCGGGGCCTCGGTAAGTTTTACACGACCGCCTTATCCCTCTACGGCGCCGACGTGATGGTCGTCAGTCGGACGCAAAATGGTTGGGATGAGATTCGACAGGTCGTCGAAAAAAATGGCCAACACGTGGGCTTTTTCCAGCAAGATGTCACGGCACCAGGCGCGGCCGACAAGATTATCGCGGCCACGCTGAAGGAATTTGACCACTTTGATATTCTGGTCAACAATGCCGGCGTGATTATCCGTAATGACGTCCTCGACTACAAGGACGAGGATTGGCAGAAGGTCATCGACATCAACCTGAATGCCACCTACTACCTCGCGCACGCGGCCGCCAAGGTCTTGGTGAAGCAGAAGCACGGTAAGATTATCAACATCGGCTCGATGCTGTCCTACCGGGCCGGGAAATACATCTTCCCATACACCGCCAGCAAGCACGCCGTCTTAGGCTTGACGCGGGCCTACGCCGACGCCTTGGCCAAGGATAATATTCAAGTCAATGGTTTAGCCCCTGGCTATATTAGTACCGACATGACCAAGTCCCTGCAGGAAGATCCCGTGCGTGGTCCCGAAATTGCGGCCCACATTCCCAGCGGTGATTGGGGTGTGCCGGCCGATTTGATGGGACCGATGATTTTTCTCGCCAGCCACGCCTCAGACTACGTGACCGGGGTCATGATTCCCGTCGATGGCGGCTACTTATTGCGGTAA
- a CDS encoding iron-containing alcohol dehydrogenase: MAERSYDFLMPSVNFFGPGVISKIGERAKMLGMKKPVIVTGKILESMENGAVQQTIASLEAAGVDYVVYDNVEPNPKIRNIKEVKKLYQEAEADSIITIGGGSAHDTGKGAGDILTNGDDITKLAGIETLDHALPPLIAVNTTAGTGSELTRHAVITNEKTHLKFVVVSWRNIPLVSFNDPTLMLDIPKNLTAATGMDAFVQAIEPYVSVDHNPITDSQCVEAIKLIEGSLREAVANGHNLDARTKMVEAEMLAGMAFNNANLGYVHAMAHQLGGQYDAPHGVCCALLLPYVEQYNIIACPERFAQLAEIMGEDTTGLSTRDAAELSIKAMKQMSQDVGIPASIKEIGAKPEDFELMAENALKDGNAFSNPRKGTKEDIIKIFQAAYDAK, from the coding sequence ATGGCTGAACGTAGTTATGACTTTTTGATGCCCAGTGTCAACTTTTTTGGCCCTGGCGTAATTAGCAAGATTGGTGAACGTGCAAAGATGTTAGGGATGAAGAAGCCCGTCATCGTAACTGGTAAGATTCTCGAAAGTATGGAGAACGGTGCCGTTCAACAAACCATTGCTTCTCTTGAAGCCGCTGGCGTTGACTACGTTGTTTACGATAACGTTGAACCCAACCCTAAGATTCGCAATATCAAGGAAGTTAAGAAACTCTACCAAGAAGCCGAAGCCGACTCCATCATCACGATTGGTGGGGGCTCCGCTCACGATACTGGTAAAGGTGCCGGCGATATCTTGACCAACGGCGACGACATCACCAAGTTAGCCGGGATCGAAACGCTTGACCACGCCTTACCACCACTGATTGCCGTCAACACGACGGCCGGGACTGGTTCTGAATTGACCCGTCACGCCGTTATCACGAACGAAAAGACCCACTTGAAGTTCGTCGTCGTTTCATGGCGGAACATTCCGTTGGTTTCTTTCAACGACCCAACTTTAATGCTCGACATTCCCAAGAACCTGACGGCCGCAACGGGGATGGACGCTTTCGTCCAAGCCATCGAACCATACGTGTCCGTTGACCACAACCCCATCACCGACTCACAATGTGTCGAAGCCATCAAGTTAATCGAAGGCTCCTTACGTGAAGCCGTCGCTAACGGCCACAACCTGGACGCCCGGACCAAGATGGTCGAAGCCGAAATGTTAGCCGGGATGGCCTTCAACAACGCCAACTTAGGCTACGTTCACGCCATGGCTCACCAACTCGGTGGTCAATACGACGCCCCTCATGGTGTTTGCTGTGCACTGCTGCTGCCTTACGTCGAACAATACAACATCATTGCCTGCCCAGAACGTTTCGCCCAATTGGCTGAAATCATGGGTGAGGACACGACCGGCTTGTCCACGCGTGACGCCGCCGAACTGTCCATCAAGGCTATGAAGCAAATGTCACAAGACGTTGGCATCCCAGCATCCATCAAGGAAATCGGTGCTAAGCCAGAAGACTTCGAACTGATGGCCGAAAACGCCTTGAAGGACGGAAACGCCTTCTCTAACCCACGTAAGGGAACTAAGGAAGACATCATCAAGATCTTCCAAGCTGCCTACGACGCTAAATAA
- a CDS encoding cation diffusion facilitator family transporter has translation MKDMNAHRRDEQAQWRARQQVELAKLKGAQRHLSLNVGAYLAISVIEFYLAIIGHSQTLRADAFNNLSGIISSVLLMVGIYIARDIHDDDLMGQPLPEDLENSGQRLQLTRFHYETVFTLITGIVMIAIAASVIYSGIKSLMHTDTQEVPQPITLVGAAIATVIMLGVWWLNRRAGRKLQNAALTAAAQDSLSDAVTSLGTMVAIGGALLFKLSWLDGVASILVGIFILTAGIKIFRESSLNLADYFDPQVEDEFRQAAEAFPAVERVLELKAHYNGNVVTLELVIAVDPHMEVQDSYRLGEEIEATMRLKFGIVDTDVVAVPAVKY, from the coding sequence ATGAAGGATATGAACGCGCACCGCCGTGACGAGCAGGCGCAGTGGCGGGCCCGTCAGCAGGTCGAGTTGGCCAAGTTAAAAGGGGCCCAGCGCCATTTGAGCTTAAACGTGGGCGCCTATCTGGCTATTTCGGTGATTGAATTTTACCTGGCCATCATTGGCCATTCGCAGACGTTGCGTGCGGATGCGTTTAACAATCTATCGGGGATTATCTCGTCGGTGTTACTGATGGTGGGTATCTACATTGCCCGCGACATTCACGACGATGATCTGATGGGCCAACCACTCCCGGAGGACCTGGAGAACAGTGGCCAGCGGCTCCAATTGACCCGGTTTCACTACGAGACCGTCTTCACGCTGATTACGGGAATTGTGATGATTGCGATTGCTGCTAGCGTCATTTACTCGGGGATTAAGAGCCTGATGCACACGGATACGCAGGAGGTTCCACAGCCGATTACGCTGGTGGGGGCCGCAATTGCCACGGTGATTATGCTGGGGGTCTGGTGGCTGAATCGACGCGCTGGCCGGAAGCTCCAGAACGCCGCGTTGACGGCCGCCGCCCAGGATAGCCTGAGTGATGCCGTCACCAGTCTAGGCACCATGGTCGCGATCGGTGGGGCGCTACTCTTCAAGCTGAGTTGGTTGGACGGTGTGGCCAGTATTTTAGTCGGGATCTTCATCTTGACCGCGGGGATTAAGATCTTTCGCGAGAGCAGTCTCAACCTCGCCGATTACTTCGATCCCCAGGTCGAGGATGAATTCCGGCAGGCCGCCGAAGCCTTTCCAGCCGTTGAGCGGGTCCTGGAGTTAAAGGCCCACTACAACGGCAACGTGGTCACCCTTGAGCTGGTGATCGCTGTCGACCCCCACATGGAAGTCCAGGATAGCTACCGTCTGGGCGAAGAGATTGAGGCGACGATGCGGTTGAAATTTGGAATTGTGGACACCGATGTGGTGGCGGTGCCGGCAGTCAAATATTAG
- a CDS encoding LD-carboxypeptidase → MLKPSALKPGDHVALVSLSSGVLGESFAAHELSRGEQRLRSLGLVPVPMPNALKGLDDLDAHPEARAADLKTAFTDPTIHGIICAIGGIDTYRLTPYLLDDPAFTAAVHAHPKLFTGFSDTTVNHLMLYRLGLTTYYGPNLLNDLAELGPDLLPYTRQTLTHYFQNPASTPITSSPIWYEERTDFSPAALDTPRVSHPETRGYEVLRGNGRITGKLLGGCLDSLNSLLTDPQYLDEPVIARDYGLLPASATWRDKILFLETSEEQPTPTAYRIMLENLKHAGILDNVRAIITGKPQNERYYTEYCQALLAVTADRGTPLMANLNFGHAYPRTALPYGLNAELDLSARTLTVTEPFFAGAITPA, encoded by the coding sequence ATGCTGAAACCTTCCGCTTTAAAACCCGGCGATCACGTGGCGCTCGTTAGTCTGTCCAGCGGCGTCCTCGGCGAATCCTTTGCCGCTCACGAACTGTCCCGTGGCGAGCAACGGCTCCGCAGCCTTGGTCTAGTGCCCGTTCCTATGCCCAACGCACTCAAGGGATTGGACGACTTAGACGCTCACCCCGAGGCGCGCGCCGCCGATCTGAAGACGGCCTTCACTGACCCCACCATCCACGGCATCATCTGTGCCATCGGTGGCATCGACACCTACCGCTTGACGCCCTATTTACTGGACGACCCGGCATTTACCGCGGCCGTTCACGCCCATCCCAAACTCTTCACCGGCTTTTCCGACACCACCGTCAACCACCTGATGCTCTATCGATTGGGACTCACCACCTATTATGGCCCCAACCTGTTAAACGATTTGGCCGAACTGGGACCGGACCTGCTTCCTTACACACGCCAAACGCTGACCCACTACTTCCAAAATCCAGCTAGCACACCAATCACCAGCAGTCCCATCTGGTACGAGGAACGGACGGACTTTTCGCCGGCCGCCTTGGATACGCCGCGCGTCAGCCATCCCGAAACCCGAGGCTACGAGGTCTTGCGGGGTAACGGTCGCATAACCGGGAAGCTCCTTGGCGGCTGTCTTGACAGCCTCAACAGCTTATTGACCGATCCACAGTATCTCGACGAACCGGTGATTGCCCGCGACTACGGCCTCTTGCCGGCATCGGCGACCTGGCGCGATAAGATTCTCTTCCTCGAGACCAGCGAGGAGCAACCGACCCCAACCGCCTACCGCATCATGCTCGAGAATCTCAAACACGCGGGGATCCTCGACAACGTCCGCGCCATCATCACGGGCAAACCGCAGAACGAACGCTACTACACCGAATACTGTCAGGCATTACTGGCGGTGACTGCGGACCGGGGCACGCCGCTGATGGCCAACCTTAACTTTGGCCACGCCTACCCTCGCACGGCGCTCCCTTACGGCTTAAACGCCGAATTGGACCTCAGTGCGCGGACGCTGACCGTTACGGAACCCTTCTTTGCTGGGGCAATTACGCCAGCCTAA
- a CDS encoding helix-turn-helix transcriptional regulator translates to MKKSYNNGVEATLGVISGKWKPQILCHLGNHPQRTCDLRQALPAISQKVLTQQLRELTADAIITRRVYGDRAPFKVVYELTELDRSLGQILVQMSLWGEQRASQLPDMEIQHDHAGFTHILERQGRVL, encoded by the coding sequence GTGAAGAAATCATATAACAATGGCGTGGAAGCCACGTTAGGAGTCATTAGTGGTAAATGGAAGCCGCAGATTCTTTGCCACCTGGGCAATCACCCTCAACGGACCTGCGATCTCCGGCAGGCGTTACCGGCTATCTCACAAAAGGTCTTAACGCAGCAGCTGCGAGAGCTGACGGCCGACGCCATCATCACGCGTCGGGTTTACGGCGACCGGGCCCCGTTCAAAGTGGTCTATGAACTCACGGAGCTGGACCGTTCCTTGGGGCAGATTCTGGTTCAGATGTCGTTGTGGGGTGAGCAGCGCGCCAGCCAACTGCCGGACATGGAGATTCAACACGACCATGCGGGGTTTACCCATATTTTAGAACGCCAAGGGAGGGTACTTTAA
- a CDS encoding NADH-dependent flavin oxidoreductase → MTYNFMAPYTFANGLTLKNRVVMSPTTTMSSFYDGHVTNDEIAFYGARSGGLGLIIGEVANVIASGKGFEGELSIANDSDIAGLSELAHAMKRNGTKAILQIFHAGRKSNDHILRGMQPVSASAVKAAYPADSQTPRALTPAEIDEIITAFGAATRRAIVAGFDGVELHGANTYLLQQFFSPNSNRRQDQWGGDRDARMAFARAVIASAHAAIDRYATRPFLLGYRTSPEEIETPGIRLADTLAFVDMLGDSVVDYVHTSMGSAQRTSLNDKQDHEPIMNKLVAQLAGRKPLIGVGSVETPADADAVLAMGADLVAMGREMIREPQWLEKVADGDEASIRYQLSPSEMDELKIPRAMQDYLRGAFYSVMHFTTDPAVAADYQNQAAPMEGFEKKM, encoded by the coding sequence ATGACTTATAATTTTATGGCACCATATACGTTTGCAAACGGCCTGACCCTGAAAAATCGGGTGGTCATGTCACCGACAACTACGATGTCTAGCTTTTACGACGGTCACGTGACCAACGATGAGATCGCCTTTTACGGCGCCCGTTCCGGAGGCCTGGGCCTGATTATTGGTGAGGTCGCCAACGTGATTGCCAGTGGTAAGGGCTTCGAAGGAGAACTTTCAATCGCAAACGACAGCGATATCGCCGGCCTTAGTGAGTTGGCGCATGCCATGAAGCGCAACGGGACCAAGGCTATTCTGCAAATTTTTCATGCCGGTCGAAAGTCTAACGATCACATTTTGCGGGGGATGCAACCAGTCAGTGCCAGTGCAGTTAAGGCCGCTTATCCGGCTGACTCGCAAACGCCACGGGCGTTAACGCCCGCCGAAATCGACGAAATCATCACGGCCTTTGGCGCGGCCACACGTCGGGCGATTGTGGCCGGCTTCGATGGGGTTGAACTCCACGGGGCCAATACCTACCTGTTGCAGCAGTTCTTCTCTCCCAATTCGAATCGCCGGCAGGACCAGTGGGGTGGCGACCGTGACGCGCGGATGGCCTTTGCGCGCGCGGTGATTGCCAGTGCGCATGCGGCCATCGACCGCTATGCCACGCGCCCATTTCTGCTGGGATACCGCACTTCACCGGAAGAGATCGAGACACCGGGGATTCGACTCGCGGATACCCTGGCCTTCGTGGATATGTTGGGGGATTCCGTGGTGGATTACGTGCATACGTCGATGGGGTCAGCGCAGCGAACCTCGTTAAACGATAAGCAAGACCACGAGCCTATCATGAATAAGCTGGTTGCCCAGCTGGCCGGACGTAAGCCGCTGATCGGAGTGGGGTCGGTGGAGACCCCGGCCGACGCGGACGCCGTGCTGGCGATGGGCGCCGACCTGGTCGCCATGGGTCGTGAAATGATTCGCGAACCTCAGTGGCTGGAGAAGGTGGCCGACGGGGATGAGGCCAGCATTCGCTACCAACTTTCACCGTCTGAAATGGACGAATTGAAGATCCCTCGTGCCATGCAGGACTACTTACGCGGCGCTTTCTACTCGGTCATGCATTTCACCACCGATCCTGCGGTAGCGGCCGATTATCAGAACCAAGCGGCACCGATGGAAGGATTCGAGAAGAAGATGTAG